In the Malus domestica chromosome 16, GDT2T_hap1 genome, one interval contains:
- the LOC103402783 gene encoding cytosolic sulfotransferase 12-like, which produces MEAPQPPPPDVPRYLQEKELSQEDKDFIFSLPTEKGWVADGLHKYHGFWLSTKQMHGVLACQKHFQAVDSDIVLVTTVKSGTTWLKALMFALVKRAHYLDPQRHPLLTENPHVLVPCLEFDVYTDKQVLPDLSSLSRPRLISTHLPYVCLPDSVKHSGCKVVYAWRDPKDVFVSLWHFSNKLRPVGSGTMSLDEAFDKFCRGVNTSGPFWDHVLGFWKESLKRPESAFFIKYEEMKEEPALHLRRLAEFLGCPFSPEEETHGVVDGILRLCSFDNLSNLVVNKSGKLPAGIENSAFFRKGEVGDWMNNLTPEMVKKLDSITQEKLHGSGLKF; this is translated from the coding sequence ATGGAAGCACCTCAACCTCCTCCTCCTGATGTTCCCCGATACTTGCAAGAAAAGGAACTCAGCCAAGAAGACAAAGACTTTATATTCTCTCTACCTACAGAAAAAGGTTGGGTTGCAGATGGCCTTCACAAGTACCATGGTTTTTGGCTGTCAACTAAGCAAATGCATGGAGTTTTGGCATGCCAGAAACACTTCCAAGCCGTAGATTCTGATATCGTTCTTGTTACCACTGTCAAATCAGGCACCACTTGGCTCAAGGCACTTATGTTTGCCCTTGTGAAACGAGCGCACTATCTGGACCCTCAGCGACACCCTTTGCTCACAGAAAATCCTCATGTTCTTGTGCCCTGTTTGGAGTTCGATGTCTACACCGACAAACAGGTACTTCCTGACCTCTCCTCCCTGTCCCGTCCAAGGCTCATTTCGACTCATCTACCGTATGTTTGTCTGCCGGATTCTGTCAAACATTCGGGTTGCAAAGTTGTTTACGCGTGGAGAGATCCTAAAGATGTGTTTGTTTCACTTTGGCACTTCTCGAACAAACTGAGGCCAGTGGGTAGTGGAACCATGTCACTTGACGAAGCGTTCGATAAGTTCTGCCGGGGAGTGAATACGTCCGGACCCTTTTGGGATCACGTACTCGGGTTTTGGAAGGAGAGCTTAAAGAGGCCTGAAAGTGCATTTTTCATAAAGTATGAGGAAATGAAAGAAGAGCCCGCTCTTCACCTGAGGAGGCTGGCCGAGTTCTTGGGGTGCCCATTTTCCCCGGAAGAAGAGACACATGGAGTTGTGGACGGTATCTTAAGGTTGTGTAGTTTTGACAATTTAAGCAATTTGGTTGTGAATAAAAGTGGGAAATTGCCGGCCGGTATCGAGAATAGTGCATTCTTTAGGAAAGGTGAAGTTGGAGATTGGATGAATAATTTGACCCCTGAGATGGTGAAAAAACTAGACTCCATTACTCAAGAGAAGTTGCATGGTTCCGGGCTAAAGTTCTAG
- the LOC103402787 gene encoding ACT domain-containing protein ACR4-like — protein sequence MEVSMSFSHDMDDEYGKLIRRMNPPRVVIDNEACKNATVIRVDSANKYGILLEVVQVLTDLNLIVTKAYISSDGGWFMDVFNVTDHDGNKVTDEEVLDYIQKSLGPEACFASSMRSVGVKQSMDSTVIELTGSDRPGLLSEVSAVLTNHKCNVVSAEVWTHNTRAASVMHVTDEETGLAITDPQRLAGIKELLCNVLKGSNKARGARTVVSHAVTHTERRLHQMMFADRDYERVHDGVLDDKQRPDVSVVNWHDKDYSVVTIRSKDRPKLLFDTVCTLTDMQYVIFHASIDAEGPEAYQEYYIRHVDGSPVKSDAERQRVIQCLEAAIERRVSEGLKLELCTTDRVGLLSDVTRIFRENSLTVTRAEVATKAGKAVNTFYVRDASGYPVDSKTIESIRQVIGQTILKVKGNPEDTKPGSEESPTRFLFGGLFKSRSFVNFKLIRSYS from the exons ATGG AAGTTAGCATGAGCTTTTCACATGACATGGATGACGAGTACGGGAAGCTCATCCGGCGAATGAACCCACCAAG GGTTGTAATCGATAACGAAGCCTGCAAGAATGCAACGGTGATAAGG GTGGACAGTGCAAACAAATATGGAATCCTTTTGGAAGTTGTACAAGTACTTACTGATCTTAACCTTATCGTGACGAAAGCCTACATATCTTCGGATGGCGGCTGGTTCATGGATG TTTTTAATGTCACTGATCACGATGGAAACAAGGTTACAGATGAAGAAGTTTTGGATTATATTCAAAAG TCTCTTGGTCCAGAGGCATGCTTTGCATCTTCAATGAGATCTGTTGGTGTGAAACAATCAATGGACAGTACTGTAATTGAGCTAACTGGAAGCGACAGACCGGGATTACTCTCCGAAGTGAGCGCTGTCCTCACCAATCACAAATGCAATGTAGTGAGTGCCGAAGTCTGGACGCACAACACAAGGGCTGCATCGGTGATGCATGTCACTGATGAGGAGACGGGGTTGGCAATTACCGACCCTCAGAGGTTAGCTGGGATTAAGGAATTACTCTGCAATGTGCTAAAGGGCAGCAACAAAGCCAGAGGAGCTAGGACTGTTGTCTCTCACGCTGTTACGCACACTGAGAGGAGGCTTCACCAAATGATGTTTGCAGATAGGGATTACGAACGAGTTCATGATGGTGTCTTGGATGACAAGCAAAGACCGGATGTGAGTGTTGTTAATTGGCATGACAAAGACTACTCGGTGGTCACGATTCGGAGCAAAGACAGGCCCAAGCTTCTCTTCGACACGGTTTGCACTTTGACAGACATGCAGTATGTGATTTTTCATGCTAGTATTGACGCCGAGGGTCCGGAAGCTTATCAG GAATACTATATCAGGCATGTAGATGGATCTCCTGTGAAATCAGATGCAGAGAGACAAAGAGTGATACAATGCCTCGAGGCGGCTATTGAGAGAAGAGTATCTGAG GGCTTGAAGCTAGAACTCTGCACTACTGACAGAGTAGGGCTGTTATCTGATGTCACTCGGATCTTTCGAGAGAACAGCCTCACCGTAACAAGAGCAGAAGTTGCAACCAAAGCAGGCAAAGCTGTGAATACATTCTATGTTCGCGATGCATCAGGCTATCCGGTTGACTCCAAGACCATAGAGTCCATCCGGCAAGTAATCGGGCAGACGATACTCAAAGTAAAAGGCAACCCTGAGGACACAAAACCTGGTTCTGAGGAATCTCCAACAAGGTTCCTCTTTGGTGGTCTCTTCAAGTCCAGATCTTTCGTCAACTTCAAGCTGATCCGGTCGTATTCTTGA